The DNA segment gaagaagggggaaaagccTGGGAAGCCCAAGCATTTCTAAATAATACCAGTCAATGCCTTGAGTTTTACAAATCTCCAACTCACACATTTTCTCAGCTGATAAAATAGCAATTCAACCAAATGAATCTGATGCGGACATTTTAATGAAGATGCTCAAAATCCCTGAGCTCCATGGTACTTAGGAACAAAGAAACACTTCAGATGACTGTGCTCACAGTTATTCCTTGGCCCAAACAAGCATTTCTAAGGTCGTGAGAGGACTAACCTTGGAGTCTCTTTCATCCTGCCTCAGAGACCTGTCCTCAAATTACACTTGAAGTCCAAGTGTCAGGAaggcggaggggggtgggggagtgcagtgtgagaagggagggggcagtgcTAGAAGACTCTGTGACTCCTTTCTGTGTTTCACTCATTGGCTTGTAAGGAGAACAGTATTATACTCAATTGCTTCTTTCTGGAATGGGAACTTTCCACATCACCTTCATCCTTTAACAACCTCATTTCCCAATGGGCCTTCCACCCTCAGACTTCCTCTACTggctccctccacccctgcacaCTGATTCCACAGTGAGACCAATAGGACAGGCTTCTCAGGGACCAAATAAAGGCTGGTGTGATACAAAGAACAGAGCAGCAGATGGGCCTGGGGTTAGCCAAAGAcctactctgagcctcagtgacCCCACTGGTGAAACATAGTAGGAAGTTTCCTGGAGACTCTCTCCCCTTGGGCATTTGTACAACCCTCAGAGTCCTCCCTGTCTGCATTCCTCCCAGGGCCCACTGCTCACCTTGCATTTGAAAGGCTTCACGTCAGAATGAACGATCATGTGTGCCTTGAGGGTCTGTTTCTGCACAAAACTCTTGTAGCACAGGTGACACTGGTAGGCGCGGATGTTGGTATGAATCAGCACGTGTCTCTTCATGTTGGCCAACAGAGTGAACTCCCGCCCGCAAATCCCACATTTGTGTTCCTTCACACCCTAGAGGGAAGCAGATTCAAAAGTACTGTGGTTAGCAGGTAACAGGCTTTCATCAGAATTGTAGTCTTCATACTTCTGTTTGCCACACAAATCCATGAAGAGCCTGGTGACAGATGTTGAGTTCCAAATGGTGTGGCTTTAGCCTTGTTAACTGCTGTTTTCTTGAAAGGTGTTGATTACGtaatctttttttgtcttctgaaaACCATGAACTAAgccagaactttatttttttaaattttgtttaacgtttatttatttttgagacagagagagacagagcatgaacgggggaggggcagagagagagggagacacagaatctgaaacaggctccaggctctgagctgtcagcccagagcccgatgcggggctcgaactcacggactgtgagatcatgacctgagccgaagtcggaagcttaaccgaccaagccacccaggcgcccctaagccagAACTTTAGAGGAAAAGAACGCTACTGCTTTTGTTGTTCCTGATGCTACATGGGTTAATTCTACAGTAACAGTTTTGGGGATTAAAAAGATTTTGGTAGGAGCACTGTGAAATGAGTCTATAATCTACCCTtcatgataatgaaaaaaaaaaataaaacctcctaAAGTGATAATATCATTTCTCATATGAAAACCAATGTTTTCTTGAGTTCTCATTAATACACTTGAAAATCCCAGGAGAACAATTCATATCTACTGTTCAATAAATTACAATAGGTCGCAGTGACCTGGGCTCCCATAGGTCATAGTGACCTCTATGTGATTTGGCTACGGAGCCTTTGCTCAGCTAGCTTCTGTCCTATAGAGAAATTTGGCAGTGGATATTTGAATACTTAAGCATTAATGTCCTCACTTGAAAACATTTCCAGGACCTCATAGCATGAGTAGAGTATTAGCTAGTCCCAACTAACCAGTGCTTCCCTGAAAAGGCCTTTGGAAGCTATCTTAACATAGAATGACTTTTCAGAAGGAAAACTTAGAGAACCATGgcattaaaactaaaattattatgGAATTATAACAGGTTGCTTAGTTAACAACTGTACCTAATAAAACACATATTGCCTGGTATCCATAATGACCTGGGAGAGAGGAGTTCCAAGCTTACCTCTGAGTCTCTCTGCCTATATGTCCATTTCTTTAATTTGGGACTTGATAATAAAACAGCACTCCTCAGTTTTGGTGAGCCCATGGCACCCAAGGACAAGTTCAGGTCTCTGCCCAACCATTTACTGGCTATGTAACTGTAGGCAAGTTTCATGGCCTTTCCTGGTGGTGGTTCTCTCATTTGAAGATGGTGGGTCATGAGCCAGGGACTCTTTCCAGCTGGAATACTCTTGAGTCTAGATGATTGCAGAAGAGTATGGATATATACTAATGAAGAGACCTAAATTTTAAGGCCCTCCTAAGAAGATGAATTTTAAGTGTGTTGCATATTCAATCagtgaatttaaatttttgaaattaacGAAAATTATGttgttgatgttttttaaaagttacttcaGCATTTTTCTTCTCAAGATTGCCTCTACACTCATCTATGATTCAGCTGACCTGGGACCAAGGAGAAGTATCTACTTATCACTGTTTTTGGAATTCTCTCAGAGAATTCTATGTTCACGGTAAAATTCACCTATGGGCTGGCCTAGAACTCAAGTGAATGAAAGCCCAGACACAACTGCGGGAACAAAGGAAGCCACCTTGTCACTAATAGGATCAGTGAAATCAGAGAGGGAGCCTGTAGGGGTTttcaggggtgagggagggaagggggtggagaagagaaagaCTTGACAGTAGTGTTTCAGAGTCAGGTGCTGGAGTCCAAGATTCTGGGTGACCACCCCATGCCTCAGCGTCTTCATCTGCGAATCTAGAATAGTATCTGCAGGTTGCTCTTCCAGTTGTtaaagaggattaaatgagaagtaAAGCACCTGATATACAGCAACCGTTATATAAACACTACCTCTCACTGCTGACACTATGAATTAAAATGcactttgttggggcgcctgggtggcgcagtcggttaagcgtccgacttcagccaggtcatgatctcacgatccgtgagtttgagccccgcgtcaggctctggactgatggctctgagcctggagcctgtttccgattctgtgtctccctctctctctgcccctcccccgttcatgctctgtctctctctgtcccaaaaataaatttaaaaaaaaaaacgttgaaaaaaataaaatgcattttgttttctaattccaGTGAGATGTTTCAGATATGAGGCTGCTTTGCCCATTTTGACTTCATTTTCTACTATCTTAcggaatttttatatgttctgAAATGCATCTTTGATTCCTTTTCCACACATGTAGGAGCCCCTGAAATCAGCAATGGTCCCCTTTGTGGGTGAATCTCAGTACAGGTTCTTTGCTGAGGGTTCCTGCACTTGGCAGGGGCCTCCTCTCTGGATAGTATCTACAGGTGCCTTTTGTGGGGCAGGAGTTGTTTGTGCACTGCCCACAAGGCAGCCACACATTTCATCTCCACTGCAGAGCCAAAAAAATGCCCCATGTTTTGTCCTAACCTATCAAATGAAACACACTATGGCCGGGTAGAGATGTTATCTCAGCTGAGCAAAGTCCTCCAGTGACCTTTCTGAATTAAAGAGTGTTTTTAGAAACTCTGGCTTGCTAGAAGTCTCTCCTGCCAAGAAAACCACTTGCGGTCAAAAGCGTGAGGGTAGTCAGTGGGGCAAACCTCTCCTCTTGGAAGCTCAAAGCTGACCCAATCAGCTTAGCTGGGTAAGTTATCAGGGACGCTACTGTGGCCTCACCTTACTTCATCCTGAATGATTCCAGGGCTCTGGTTGCAAACTAGGCTGAATTTAGACATTTGTGCCTGTATATCTCCTTAAAGACCTGAGCccaggaaagataaaaacaaagcagacaGAGCAGGATGCACTTTCATTCCCCCCACAAAACAAACCACGGGGCCCTACACCCACCTAGGCAGGGGCTCTACCAGGGGAAGCAGAGGCCTTGCTGGATCCAGAGCCATGTGCATATGTGAAGCACTTCTCACAGCTGAGGGTGAAAACACCCCAAAATGTAGGCACTACTTCTGCAGCAAAGGACCAAGAGAATTCTCTAGAAGGTGGCTCTGATTAGCATACCCCAGGCACAGAAATGGTTGGGGTAAATAACACCTGATGGCACACGCATGCTAGGGCCCTGGATGAAGTTTCCAGAAACAGAGTTTTAGGGGTGGCAGGAGGCTACGAAGCAACAGCACAAGGACCAGCTGTTTCCTTCCGCCTTCCTCACCCTCCTTTCCAAACTGCCCACATTATTTATTTCCAGGCCCATCTTAGACTCTAGAAGGCTGGATGGCAAAGGACTTGGTTGCTGGCCCCCCAGCGTCCCCCATttcaaggagaggaaagaggccaGGACTCAGGGAGGAAGCCCCTCGCCCAGGGTTACACAGCTCCTCCCCGCCCAGGTGCGGGCGGCGAAGGTCTGcgggccccgcccccccagggCTCTGCGCCTGCTCCCCAAGAGCCCGCCCGTGGCCTGGGTTCTGGCGGTACCTTGTGGGTGAGGGAGTGCTGCTTGAGGTGGTGGGGCTGCACGAACTCCATGCCGCACTCGGAGCAGATGTAGGGCCGGATGTCCTTGTGCTTCATCATGTGGTTCTGCAGCTGGCTCGGGTACTGGAAGGTCTTGTCGCACTCGGAGCAGCTGTACTGGATGGGGCCCCGGTGAGTGGTGAGGTGCCTCTTGAGCTGGGCCAAGGTGGGGAAGTCGAGGCCGCACTCCACACAGATGTTCTCGCGCCCGCTGGCGTGCTTGGCCTCGTGGGCCTTGAGCTCGCTGGGGTAGGCAAAGCCCCGGCCGCACACGCGGCAGTTGTGCGGCTTCACCTCGCTGTGCTGCATCATGTGGCGCTTCAGGTGGCTGGTCTGCGTGAAGGCCTTGTGGCACACCTGGCACTTGTGGGGCCGCGTGCCCTGGTGGGTGAGCATGTGGGTGTGCAGGTGGCTGAGCTGCTTGAAGAGCTTCCCGCAGCGGGTGCACGCGTGCGGCTTGATCCCGCTGTGGCCCAGGATGTGGGTCACCAGGTTGTACTTGGAGGTGTAGGACTTCTCGCAGGTGGGGCACTGCCAGCGCTTCTGCGCCCCGCCCACGTCCACGTAGTAACTGTCGTCGATGCGCACGTTCACGTCCACCCGCTCCACCTTCTGCTTGGCCTCCTCGCTCTCCTGAGGCTCGGCCTTGCGCGGCAGCAGCGCTTCCGGGGGCTGCTTGGGCAGGAAGGTGTGCCGGCTGAAGGGGTAGGGGGAGGCCGAGGGCATGAAGAAGGGGAACATGAGGCCCGGGGGGACCTTGGGGTAGTAGGGGTAGGGCGCGGGCAGGAACGGAGGGGGTGTCGGCTGGGGCCAAACGGCGCTGGGCTTCACGGGCTCCTGCTTGACCGGCTTGCCCCCCAAGTGTTCCAGGGTGCGGTAGAACTGGAAGCCCACGTTGCACAGGTCGATCATTTGCGAGTCATACTTGGGGCGCGGGGGCTGcgggaagagcagggagaggtTCGGAGGGCCATGGTTTTTGCTCTCCTCGGAGTGGAGGGCGAGAGGGGCCTCTTCCGCAGGGTGGCTGTAGGGCATCTTGGTGGGCATGCTCTTCCGTTTCCGAGACCCTCCTCCTTCAAAGACCCCGGGGAATCCATCTAGGTGTCCTGGAGGAGGTTCATATCGAAACTGGGAAAAAGGCCCCCGGAGAGCTTCTGGGAAGGGGTGTCTTTGGGGAGCCTTCCCTCGGGAAACCACTGGCTGCAGGCAGTGGGGAAAGGAGGGGGCTCTCTTCACACCCAGATTGAAATGCACATCCTCATCTTTGATCATCTTCATTTCCTTCTGCATCCTTGGcaattttcctttaaagaaaaagaaacttactctttaaaaaaaaaaaaaagagcccccTTTTTCCTTAAGGGTTTTGGCTAGATGATCAGTACTAatttatgatgagtgatgtttgtTTAATACTGACCCTCCCTTATCCTAGGGCCGCTTGAAGTATcactgttttttccccccttaggaGCCCATTACTAATGCGGAAAGCTGTGGCCTCCCAGAGTGGGACCCTAGAGCTCCAGTGTAAATCCACAGCCACAGAATATCATCTGGGGGTTGGGAGGCGTGGGAAGGAACCTGAGAACTCAGCCAGCCACTGTGCCACTTAAGATGAGGGTACCTAGGCCCAGACAGAAGAAGGGCACATTCATGTCCATCACCCCTCAGTACAGAAGTCAGAACTGGGATGTGTTCTGTGGGTTTTTTAACCTGAGAAAGAGTGCATCTGCCAGTGGTGACTTAAATGTGTCTTTTGGATTGTTTTCTGTTCTTAGGGAACCAAtttcccctgctctcctctctgtcttcGGGGCCTTTGCTGCTGGAGGAAGCGGCGGCAGGGGGAGTATGCAAGCCCACACAGGTGAAGAGACTTTCCTGCTCGATTTGGATCTCAGATTTTCCGAGTCACCCACTCCAAGCAAGGTGTGCTGCTGGGGTACATCAAGTGGATGAGATCAGTGTGATTAAGAAAAGCATACAACCCAGTGTTACAAAGTCATCTTGGTAATTTACACACTTTAATCTTCCACCTGAAGCCACCTCAGGTGAAAAATTCCAAGACTGTGAATCTCTAAAACTTAGACACACATGTGTCTAAGTAAAGCTTGGCCTTCGAGGACTCCTGAGGCACCTGACCTTGCCTTGCTGAGCCAGTTACTGCATCCTGGTGACTCTATCAGGTATGTGTGGGAGAGCCTGTGGGCTGGAGTCTAAACCAAGGACGAGGCTTCCTTTCCCGTGTCTCCTTGTCACTTTTCTATACTCGTCGTGTGGGTAGTGGTAAAAACAACCAAGTGGCTGACTTGATGTTTTCATTGAAGGCCCTTTCTACCCAAATACTCTGAGTTTGAATGGGATTGATCCCCTTTGCTCAACAGAGGCTTTCACAGAGCCAGTTGCCCTGGCTGGGTATGCAATCTGATCTGGGACCAACGGAGACAGGGCTGGGATAGGGTCCTGGATTAACTGAGGGCCTGGGCCCTTGGGAATCGCTGCATGCTGAGCAGTTAGGGTGAGGGTCCCAGGGGTGAGAAGGCCAACAGCTGCTAGCAATTTTCTCCAGTCTTTGATGAGGCAAATGCGGTTTCTGCAAGCACCTGAGTATTCCCCAAATCACACATGTCTTGAGGTTTGAAAACTGCAGCACATTAAAGCAAaaatgggcctttttttttttttaatactgtgttACCAATTCCATACACAGACGATCTAACTGGGAGGAAAACTCTTGTGCctttattatatgaatatttggGCATTACTTAAAACTGTTAAATCATCAGAAAACGTTAAATCatcagaaaactgaaaagaaaataatgtctaTTAATCTTTGCTTTGTGTTTATGTGATGGGAAGATAGTCCTGGTATGTCCTCTTTCTGTGGACTTGGGGCTTGGGGTGAAGAGAAAGAGCTTGCTTGTTTAGCAGAAGGAAAGCCCAGACCTGTGCATCCTATCCTTCTGCTTCCTCCTAAAATTGTTAACCAAATGCAAGGTTCTTCTACTGCTGACTCGAGGACCTGTCAGAGGTCCGGGAATGCTGCTCTGCTATCGTCAGTACCTAAGCGAGGATGGAGAGGGCAGAGGCTCTTGGGATAGCGTTCCACATTTACTAGGTCTCCGTTTGCATTTCAACAGGTTCTGATCCCTGAATTCACATGCAGTTATAAAGGGTGTGTTGGGCCCTGGTGTGAGACTTTGTTGCTCCTATAAGAATAACTGGCTTCCAGATCAATGTGTCCTATTGaaatagagaggaaaaaatgGCAGCTCCTTTCTCTGGATGTCATTTTGTCTATGGTTGGTTGTATACCCTCTGTGGAGAGAAGATTCTATTTACAAAAAGGCTCCTTGGACTGGACCCAAATGCCAGGCTACACATGACTGTGACAGACACTGGCAGAGCCCATCTGAGTGCACACTGGTTCTGTTTTATTCTGATCTGGTTTAAAGAGCTAATGATTCCTATTTCATAGAGCTTCATAGAGCTTGATTGTAGAATtagttaaaaaaaggggggggacaGACATATCAGAACATGGGCCagaatttaatgaattttttgtgtattttattgttaAGAAGGTATTTGAAAATGTATGACTAATGATGTCTGGTATCTTTAAACCGTGTGTTATATCTTATACTAGAAGGTACTTACTTGGAAATGAATGTTATCACTAATTATGAAACAAAAGGTACTTTGGTATATACaattattgcttttgtttaatatttgtgttttcaGTTGCGGCATAGTATACTAATTGAGTCACTTTACTGTATTAGAattgatatctttttttatttaaaaaaatttttttaatgtttatttatttttgagagagagacagagggtgagtgggggaggggcagagggaaagggagacagagtccggagcagcctccaggctctgagcaagctgtcagtacagagcctgatgtgaggcttgagctcacaaactgcgagatcatgacctgagccgaagttggacacttaaccgactgagccaaccaggcgcccctaggattgaCATTTCTAATGCAATACTAATttcaaaagcatatttattttcagtgtttgcatttttatttgatcACCATCGACCTTCTAAGGCAAAGAACATCGTTGAACAGAGATGATGTGTCCTTTAACATCAACAGCAGAATTGTGTTCCCCAAATGCAGAGACTTTACATATGTGCATTGTAATTTCCTCCCTattttaatatgataaaaattttccCCAGTTTCTGACTTGTGTATATACACACCCCAACCCTAAAATGGTAGTGTGCCTGTTCTAGAATAAAATCATTAACTCAGGAGCTTTAAAAAGGCATTGAGATCCATCCATGGACATATTTTCCAGATCTTTAAAACAGCAGTCCTCTCTGCAAAAAGGCCCTAAGGGATGCTACCAATCTCTACAGAAGTCAAGGAGAACTAGATCTGCTTCCTCTCGGCATTCTTGAGAAATAAATCAGGTGTAGCTGCTGCTAGTTATTAATATCCCTGTCTTCTGAGCACAAGGTGCTAAGGAGAAGCCCTAGGgtgtaaaagaaaaacacaaaaaagcaaactCAATGGGGATGGGGAGGGTTGAATGGAAGAGCAGGGAAAGGATGTCATCCTTGGGAGGTAATCTATCTTGAAATCAATCAACTTAAAACTCCCAGTGGACTCTACAAAAATATAACAAACTCCTAGAAAACCTCACTGTGTGCCACCTGCATGCTCCcttctatttctaaaaattgGCCCACAGACATCCATGGCACATAGGGATTCCCATGCAGGAGGCAAGAGAGATCTGAGAGCAGCAGTAATCTTGGCCAAGGACAGAGGGTAGGGGGACTGCGGGCCCTCCCCCGGCCAGTAACCTGTGACTTCTCCCAGAAAATTGCATGTTATAAGACAGTTCCCCACCGGGATGAGCAAGACAATATTCAAAGAAGAAGAACTGAAATTGTAAAACAGCCACCTCTGGGATAATCGGGAGCCTTGCTTTGGAGGCTGAGGgtatctgggtttgaattctttGTGTTAGCAGTTTTGAGAAACTGAGCAAGTTAATTTTGGggcttggtttcctcatccatgGGGTTGGGATATCCTCCCCTGGGTTTTTAGAGACTTAAAACAGAGCATGTATGTGAAAGTGTGTTAAACACTAGTCAGTGTGGTGCTCGTGAGGCTAAGAAAGAGTGGACAGGAGGGGAGGACAGCTGCTGGGATCAGTAGGTAGACACTGACTGACAGCATCTCTCTTTTCCAAGCTGAAGCTCTTGTCCACATCTGGGTCTCTGCTTTGCAGGTTCATTATTCATTAGAATAATGAATT comes from the Prionailurus bengalensis isolate Pbe53 chromosome A1, Fcat_Pben_1.1_paternal_pri, whole genome shotgun sequence genome and includes:
- the ZNF366 gene encoding zinc finger protein 366 gives rise to the protein MQKEMKMIKDEDVHFNLGVKRAPSFPHCLQPVVSRGKAPQRHPFPEALRGPFSQFRYEPPPGHLDGFPGVFEGGGSRKRKSMPTKMPYSHPAEEAPLALHSEESKNHGPPNLSLLFPQPPRPKYDSQMIDLCNVGFQFYRTLEHLGGKPVKQEPVKPSAVWPQPTPPPFLPAPYPYYPKVPPGLMFPFFMPSASPYPFSRHTFLPKQPPEALLPRKAEPQESEEAKQKVERVDVNVRIDDSYYVDVGGAQKRWQCPTCEKSYTSKYNLVTHILGHSGIKPHACTRCGKLFKQLSHLHTHMLTHQGTRPHKCQVCHKAFTQTSHLKRHMMQHSEVKPHNCRVCGRGFAYPSELKAHEAKHASGRENICVECGLDFPTLAQLKRHLTTHRGPIQYSCSECDKTFQYPSQLQNHMMKHKDIRPYICSECGMEFVQPHHLKQHSLTHKGVKEHKCGICGREFTLLANMKRHVLIHTNIRAYQCHLCYKSFVQKQTLKAHMIVHSDVKPFKCKLCGKEFNRMHNLMGHMHLHSDSKPFKCLYCPSKFTLKGNLTRHMKVKHGVMERGLHSQGFGRGRIALAQTAGVLRGLEQEEPFDLSQKRGVKGPAFQSDGESARGSSCHEEEEEDNSYEVGGDSPGLDPQPRQPCTPQDLTTQPEQASRVLEDTCEEEKEDKPNREHQERSKDSLGAEGSLERESAHKEECLHLRALQSARRGPSFSDYLYFKHRDESLKELLERKMEKQAVLLGI